A segment of the Sulfitobacter sp. D7 genome:
ATGATTTCAACAACCTGCTGACGGTGGTGATTGGCAATCTGGAACTGCTGGAAATGTCGGAAACCTCTGCCAAAAGCGGCGCATTGATTTCCGACGCGCTTGAAGCCGCAGAGATCGGGGCGGACCTGACTTCTCGTCTGATGGTCTTTGCCCGCAAAAGCACGCTGAACGCCGCGGTGATCGACCTCAACGCCGAAGTCTCCAAGGCCGTGGCGATGCTCAAGCGTACCATCCATGGCCATATCGCGGTCGAGACGGCCTTTGCCGAGGACCTCTGGCAGGCCAAGGTGGACGCCACCCAACTCCAAACCGCCGTCTTGAACATCGCCCTCAATGCCCAAGATGCCATGCCCTCGGGCGGTAAGATCACCTTGGAAACCCGCAACATGCAGCTTGATGACACCTATGTCGCACAAGAGATCGGCATCGACATGGGCAACTACATCCGCCTGTCGATCGCCGATACGGGCGCAGGCATGTCCCCCGAAACCCGCACCCGCGCGATGGAGCCGTTCTTTTCGACCAAGCCGGTTGGTCAGGGCACGGGGCTGGGCCTGTCGATGGTTTACGGCTTCATCAAGCAATCCGGCGGGCATATCGCGATTTACAGCGAATTGGGCAAAGGCACGACGATCAGCCTCTATTTTCCGGCGCTTAAAGACAGCGCACGGGCGCGCCTCGTATTGAGTGAGGACCCCGAGCGGCACGCCGCCATCGGCACTGGCCTACGCGTGCTGCTGGTTGAGGATGATCCGATGGTGCTGCGTTTGTCCGAAACCCGGCTGAGAACGCTGGGATTCGACTGCGTTACGGCAACGACTGGCGATGCCGCTTGGGACATCCTGCAACGGCGCGACGACATCGATGTGGTCTTTACCGATCTGGTGATGCCCGGCGAACTTTCGGGCCATGCCTTGGCCAAACGGGTCGCGCAAGACATGC
Coding sequences within it:
- a CDS encoding PAS domain S-box protein produces the protein MKINDESPVLLALLDAAVDAMVVADRAGNILRVNKAAAALFGHSVEALVGRNVRMLMPGDMAVQHDGFLRHHLDTGEKRIIGVGRDVEGLRANGSVFPLHLSVGRADISGEVAFVGIMHDLSRRKAAEEATARSQRMDAIGQMTGGIAHDFNNLLTVVIGNLELLEMSETSAKSGALISDALEAAEIGADLTSRLMVFARKSTLNAAVIDLNAEVSKAVAMLKRTIHGHIAVETAFAEDLWQAKVDATQLQTAVLNIALNAQDAMPSGGKITLETRNMQLDDTYVAQEIGIDMGNYIRLSIADTGAGMSPETRTRAMEPFFSTKPVGQGTGLGLSMVYGFIKQSGGHIAIYSELGKGTTISLYFPALKDSARARLVLSEDPERHAAIGTGLRVLLVEDDPMVLRLSETRLRTLGFDCVTATTGDAAWDILQRRDDIDVVFTDLVMPGELSGHALAKRVAQDMPHLRILITSGFSENVLRGEEETHAFAILRKPYRQADLAEAFRSLLQD